The sequence below is a genomic window from Sorangiineae bacterium MSr12523.
CCACGCCCGCGCACGGTCACGCCTGCGATGCGCTCCAACTTGGCGCGCCACGCATCACCGGTGCGTCGCGCTCGTTGGACGATGTCCGTAGTCTGCAAGGTATCGAGCACCGCCAATGCCGCCGCGCACGCGGGGGGCGACCCGAAGTGCGTGCCGGTGTGGATCGTCGTCCCGCCGTGCGCGCCCCAGGCCTGCATCGCCTGCGCGCGCCCGATGAGCGCGGACACGGGAAAGCCCGCGCCAAGTCCCTTGCCGAGGCACACCAGATCGGGAACGACGCCTTCGTCCAGCGAGGCGAGCATGCTCCCCGCGCGCCCCATGCCGGTCCATACCTCGTCGGCAATGAGCAATGCGCCCGCCGCGTCGCACTGCGCACGAAGCTCACGGAGCATGCCCGGCGGTGGCACCACGCACCCTCCCCGCCCGAGCAGCGGCTCCACCACGACGGCGGCCACGTCCTCGGATAGATGCAGATCGCATGCATCGTAGGGCCGGAAGGTCACGAAGTCGCCCACCTGCCCGGCGAACGGCGCGCGAAACGAAGGCGCAAGCCCGCAGGCCGCCAGGGGGCCGTGCGACAGGCCGTGGTAACCACCGACGAAGGCGACCACCTTGGAACGCCCCGTCGCGAGCTGCGCCGTCTTCAACGCGGCGGTCACGGCGTCGGCGCCCGAGAGGCCCAGCATCACGCGTGCCCCCGGCTCGGGGAACAGCGCGGCCAGCCGCTCGCACAGATGCACTTTGGCCTCGGCCGCGTACACGTCGCCCAGAGCCAACGCGAGCTCCGACGTCTGCGCGTTCACGGCGCGCACGATGGCCTCGGGGGCGTGCCCGAAAATGAGGGCGCCGAAGCCGGCCACCAGATCGACGTAGCGATTGCCGTCGACGTCGAACACGTTGGGCCCCTGCCCGCGCGCGTACACGATGGGGGCATGCGAGGCCTCGCTCAACGCGGCGCGAGCCTCGCGGCGGGCGTCGAACGCCGGGCATTCGACGGCGGCAAGGCGCGCGGCCAAGTCACGCGATTTCGGCCCGGGCGGTGGGGTGACAATCTCAGGAAGACGTGCGTTCGTCACGGCGCTGCACGTGTTAGCACCGGCGTTCAGCCCACGACACGATTTCGACCGCCACGCTTGGCCTCGAGCAGGCGTTCGTCGGCGTGCTTGATGAGATCCATGCTCGTGCGATCTTCCTCGCGCAGCTGCGAGACGCCGATGGAGACCGTCACTCGGATGAGTTCGTTCTGGAACACGAACCGCGACTGCTCGATCTTTTCGCGCAGCCCCTCGGCGAGCGAGCGCGCCCCCTCGAGGTTGGTCTCCGGCAGGATGATGGCAAACTCTTCGCCGCCGTAACGCGCGAACACTTCATCGCGGCGAATGCGGCCCTGCACGATGCGCGCGAGCTCCTTCAGCACGAAATCGCCCGCGAGGTGGCCGTGGAAGTCGTTGATCTTTTTGAAGTGGTCGACGTCGAACATCAAGAACGAGAGCTCGCGCGTGTGGCGGCGCGCCCGGATGATCTCCTTCTCGAGGGCCTCGAGCAGGTAGCGCTTCACGTGCGCCTGCGTCAGCCCGTCGATGATGGTCATGCGGTAGATCTCTTCGTGGTACTGCGCCTCGACGTCGGCGCCGGAGAGGTACTTGAAGATAGTCGGCCCGACCTTGATGCGGTCGCCGTTCGCCAACGCGATGTCGCGTGTGATCTGGTCGTCGTTCACGTAGGTGCCGTTCGTCGAGTTGTCGTCGACGGCGTACCAGATCGCGCCACGCTGTTCGAAGTGCACGTGCCTGCGCGACACGGAATCACCTTCGAGCACGATGTGATTCTCGGCGCCCCGTCCAATCTTGAACGGACTGCCCTCAAGGACGAACCGCTTTCCGAGAAGCGTCGGCTCCTTGGTGTAGATCACCACCAAGCAATCGTTGCCGCGTGGACGTGGTTCGTCCCCGAGGGTCTTCTGAACGATCGTGGTGACGCGCGTTTTCTCGTCCGAGTCGCTCACGCGTGCACCGAGAGGAACTCAGCCATGATCGTGGCAAGGCGGTAAAAAAGCCTGGAATTCGTCCTTGGAGACTATGGTGCGCGTCGGGCGCGGTCAAGGCCGCGCTACATTTCCCGCGTCTTTTCAGGCCCGATCGCGTCGCGCAGAACACAGCGAAGGGTGGTATCAAGATGCACGTCATGCTCCATGACGTACAATGGAAGCACTGATGAATTGCGCAAGTGTATCGCACACTTATGCGTCGTGAGCCAGCCTTCGACGCGATGCGTTGCCGCAAGGGACGCCAGGGTGTGAGGGCTGGGCGCACCGTGATCGGAAGCGTGGAGGACTGCGCGAGGAACGATGCCATGAGCCTCCAGTCGCTCACGGATCCGCGCAGGTCGCGCCACGGAAGTCACCAGGCCGAGGTTCATGCGCGCGAGCTCCGCATAAGACAACAAGGCGCCGTCGGGCGCGATGGCACCGCGGCTTCGAACGAGGTCGTCCGATAGGGTCACGACGCGATCGCAGGCGGCGAGCAGAGCGTCTTTGGGCGCGCGCAGGTCACCACAGGGCGGGCATGCGCCGCTGCCCCATGGCGCGCGGGCGTCGCATGCGAGCAGTGACAACGTCGCGTGGCGGGGCGCCATCTGCAGCACACCGTCGAGCACGAGGATGCGTGCACCACGAGCGACCGCGAAATCGAGGGCCTGCTGCCGCGTCGGGGCCACGATGACATCGACGCCGGAGGGTGCCGAGAGTGCCTGGGCGCACATCAAGGCTTCGTCGCCGACGAGGTGCACGTCATCGGTGGGCTGAACGATGCGCGCCGTGCCGGGTGTCGCGCGGTAAGCGTGACCAATGAGGGCGACGCGCTGCGATTCGGCGGCGAAGCGTGCACATGCAAGGGCCAAGGGCGTCTTTCCCGAGCCGCCGAGCGTGGTGCCGCCGATGGCGATGGTGACGATGCCGTCGGGCACCTGGAGCGGCCGTGCCACGCGGCAGGCGGACCACCTGTGCCACACCCGCTCGAAAGCGCGCGCGGGTACGCCCGAGAAGCGCCCGCCCTCGAGCGATCGGGCCAACGCACGGCGAACCATCTCCACGCGCGGTACGTTACCGCCTAACGTGAGCATCGTGCTTTCGAAATGGGCGCTGCGGGTGGCAATCGGGGTGGGGGCACTCGCGTTGGGCGCGGGAGAGGCGCACGCCAATGGGCGCTTTCCCGCGGCGAGCCAGCTCGTCGTTTTCCCGAGGACGCCGGAACGGCTGGTGCTACGCACCACCTTCGGCATCCTCTTTTCACACGACCGCGGCGCGACCTGGGACTGGGTCTGCGAACGCGCCGTGGGCTACGGTGGCCAGTATGATCCCGCGATTGGCATCGTCGGCGACAACGTTCTCGCGGGCACGTTCGAGGGGCTCAGCGTCACGCAAGATCTCGGATGCTCGTGGAACTTCGCCGGCGGCGGTTTGAAGGGCCAAGTGGTCATCGACGTGACGTCGCGGCCGGGCAACCCCGCCGGCGCCCTCGCCTTGACGTCGACGTACAGGCTCGACGACGCCGGCGCGGGCTACACGAGCGATATCTACGAAACGACGGACGAAGGCTCCTCGTGGAGCCGCCTTGGTATCGGGCTGCCCACCTACGCCATCGCGGAGACGGTGGACACGGCACCGAGCGACGGCGCGCGCATCTACGCCTCCGCGTTTCGGCGCAAGGGAGAGTCCATCGAAGGGCTCTTCTACGCATCGAAGGACAACGGGCATACCTTTTCCGAGACGCTCATCGAGCTGACGCTCAACGAGGGTGCGCCCTTCATCGCCGCCGTCGATCCCCTGAATGCCGATCGCGTGTACGTGCGGACCACGGCGGGCAGCGCGAGCCGCCTTCTCGTGACGGACGATGGCGGGAAGACGTTTCGCACGGCGCGCACCGGGCCTGCGATCCTCGGGTTTGCGCTTTCGGGCGATGGCTCGAAGGTGTGGGTCGGCGGCACCGATGGCCTCTACGAGGCGTCACGCGATGACTTCGCCCTCACGAAGAAGTCGGCCGCGCAGATTCAATGTCTGACATGGTTCCAGGGAACGCTGTACGCGTGCTCGACCGAATCGAGCGGATTCATTCTCGGTGCATCGACGGACGACGGTGTGACCTTCGCGCCGCTGCTGCACCTCGCCACGGTGCGCGGTCCGCTGGCATGCGCCAGCGCAACACCAACGGCAAATTGCATCATCGAGTGGCCGGCCATCCGCGATCAACTCGGCATCGTCGACGACGCGGGCCCGGGTAGGCCCGACGCAGGGGCGCAAGGCGCCACATCCTCCGACGACGGCGGATGCTCCGTGCCGAGTGGAAAAAGTGGTCCCGTGGCCTTCTTTTCGATGTGCGCCGCGGCGATTGCTGCCATCCTCGCACGCACCGTGATCGTTCGGCGTCGGAGGCCTCGGTGACCCCTTGGTGGATCCGCGCGACGGGCTTCGTCGTCGCGTTGATCGCGTTTCGTTCGTTCGCCACGTGGTGGTGCGGGCGCGGCGCGGAAGCCTGGTTCCGCGGAGACGCCGAACCTCAAACCCAGCTCGCCGCAGATGTCGCGGCCTTCGAGCAGGAAGACGATCCGCGGCAGTTCAATGGCAAGATGGCGCTCTGGACGCACCAGATGGCCGCGCTCGGCCTGGCGCAGGTGGTCTTCGAGCACCCCGAGCGAAAAGCCGAATACGTGCCGATCATCACGCGCGCGGCGAGCAAGTGCTTTCTGCCGGAGATGCGCGGCTTCGGCACGGAAGCGTGGAGCGGCGAGGACGCCTTCAAGTCGCTCGAGGGCTCGCACGCCCATGGCTACCTCGGGGGTGCGGCGCTCGCGATTTCCGTAGCCCGTGCGCTCGACCCGGCCTTTCCGGCCGATGTCGCCAAGCAGCACGATGCACTGATCGCGGCCTTCGAACGACGTCTGCTCGCATCGCCCTCGGGCCTGGTGGAAACGTTTCCGCACGCCGCGCACCCGCATGATACGGCGGCCATCGCCGGCGCCCTCGCCTGGCACACGCGCGCCACGGGACGCGTGCACACGCAGGCGCTGTCCTACTGGACCGACAAGGTTCGGACGAAGCAGATCGATCCCGCCAGCGGACTTCTCGTCCAGCGCATGGAGCATCGCAATGGGCGGGGGACGGATTTCCCCCGCGCCTCGGGAACCGCGCTCGCCGCCTATTATGCGAGCTATGCCGATCGCGGCATCGCAGCGCTTCTCAGGGAGGCGGTGCTTCGGCATGCGTCGGATCTCTGGGGCTTCGGCGGCGTTCGTGAATACGAAGATGGCCACAGCGGTTTCGGCGAGGACGATGACGTTCCCGTACTGCTGGGCATCTCACCCACGGCCACCGTGTTCGCGCTGGCGCCGGCGCGGGTGTCGGAAAATGCGGCCGAGTTCACACGATTGTACCGAACCACCACGCTCGCGGGCGTTCCGTATACATCGGGCGGCCGCACGCGATTTCTGGCCCTCGGCCCCATTGGCAACGCGGTCCTTCTCGCGCTGCTCACCGCGCGGACTGCAGACGGCGTCGCACCATGAAGCGCACAGTGGACGTGTTGTGGCGTTTTCGTTTCAGCATTTTTCTGTCGCTCCTGTATTTCGTTTTCCAGTGGGGATTTGCGCACACGAGTTTCACCAAGGGATTTTTCGACGGTGACATGCCGAACCTTGGCGTCTTCGGACTCGGCGCCGTCGTGTTCTTGCTGCGATTCGGCATGCTTTTCATCGTTCCGGCGCACGTGACGTACCGCACGGTGGAGTTGCTGCTCACGTTCGCGCAGCGGCGCAAAACGCGCTAAGACTGCGGACCTTATGTCCAAGAATCGCACTGCGCTCGAAAAGGCACTTGGCGCGCCGTTGGCCGCCCTCTTCGGACTGACGCTGGCCTACGGGTTTTCAGCTTGCTCGGGCGAAGGAATCACCCTCCCGCCCGACGTGAAGGATTCTTCCGTAGACACTGGACAGATTCCGACGGACAGCGGCGGGAAAAACGATGCCGCGGGCGATGCCAACGTCCCTCCGAATGACGCGGGCGCGGACGCACGCGATACGGGAACGGACGCAAGCCCCGGCGGTGGCAACGTCGTTCGCATCGCGGCCGCCAATCTGACGAGCGGAAATGGGCAATCGTATTTGGAGCCGGGTATCCGCATCCTCAAAGGATTGAAGCCGGATATCGTGACCATTCAAGAATTCAATGTTGGCGCGAATAGCGAAAAGGAGATTCGCGCGTTCGTCGACACCGCATTTGGGACCAATTTCTCCTACTTCCGGGAAACCGGTCTGGGGATCCCCAATGGCGTCATCAGCCGATATCCGATTCTCGCGAAAGGCGAGTGGGACGACGCGGAGCTCGCCGACCGCGACTTCGCATGGGCGAAGCTGGATATTCCCGGTGACAAAGATCTGTGGGTCATCAGCGTTCACCTCAAAGCGGGATCGGGCACCAGCGACGAGGGAAAGCGGGCCGACGAGGCCAAGGCGCTGGACGGCTTGATTGGCGAAAACATCCCCTCGAGCGACTACGTCCTCATGGGCGGTGACTTCAACACGGGCTCGCGCGAGGAGAGCTGGCTCGCCACGCTCGGCTCGAGGTTCGTCATCACGGGGCCCTATCCGGTCGACGGCGCCGGCAACGATAAAACGAATGCGCCGCGCAGCAAGCCCTACGACTGGGTGCTCGCCGATCCGAAGATGAACGCACTGGCCACGGAGGTCCACGTGGGCGCGCAGGTCTTCCCGAACGGCCTCGTCTTCGATTCGCGCGTCTACACGCCCCTCACCGACGTGGCCCCGGCCCAATCCGACGACAGCGCAGCCACCGGTATGCAACACATGGCGGTCGTGCGCGATTTTCGCATTCCGTAGGGAGCGGGCGCGTACACTGGTGGCCGATGGGACAGAATCAGCTCCTCGTCAGCCTCGGCCACCTGATGATTTCGGGCCTGAGCGTCTTCATCGTCGCGCAGATCATGCCGGGCATGCGCGCCCGCGGATTCGGCTCCGCGATCATCTTCGCCCTGGTCGTTGCGCTCCTCAATGCCGTGGCTTGGCACTTTCTGCGCCCCGTCACCATCACCCTGAGTGTCCTCACCCTGGGCCTCGGCGGCGTCATTCTCAATGGCATCCTCTTCTTGATCGCGGGCAGCCTCTCCGGCGTGAAGTTCGCCGGCTGCATCACCGCATCCATCGCGTCACTGTTCGTCACGGTGGTGAACTGGGGCCTCGAGTACATCCTTGCGGCATGGCTACGAAAATAGAGAGGCGCGCTGCTTCTCTTCGTTGATGAGCCGCATCTCGAGCTCTTTGCACGCGGCCGGGCTTTCGTGGCTCCGTCCAATGCGCACCATATCGATCAGCGCGAGGTACTCGTGAAACTCGGGATCGTGCTCCGCGGCCCGCGGCACCGTCTTGTAGAGCGGCTCGATGGCGCGCCCAAAAGCGGCGCCGATCTCGCCGTCCGCCAATGGCCATACGACGCGGTCTTCGTCATCGGCCACCATGACGCCAGCAGCGTCAGCGAGGTCCCTCAGGGCGAATCCAGTGGGCACGCCTGATCGATAATCTCCCAGCCGTGCAGGAAACACGTACCGCAATCCGTGCACGAGAAACTCGAGAAGGTTGGCTCGGATGATGCGATTTTCGCCGCGGTCGAAGAGATGGCACGCCGCGAGACGCTTCAGGCCCTCGTTGCACTCGGAAGGGCTGACGAAAACCGCCTGAGCGAGTTCCGTTTGCGTCCAGTTGCGCCGTCCCGTGGCGACGGCCTTGAGCGCAAGTACGACATCTTGCGGCTTGAGATGTAGCCCCATGGCTCAGGTACCTCCCCTCCCCTCCGGGGGAGGATACGCGGCATTCGCAATTCGCGAATCGCGAATCGCGAATCGCGAATGACTCCAAGCCCCCCCTCGGTCCCGCGGAGCTCAAGCGTTCAACGGGATCTCGGCAAGATCGTGCGGGCGGTGCCGTTGATGCATGCGGCAGCCGTAGGTGTGGCGCGCGCAGGTGGAGAAAAACGGCGCAGAAACGCAAAAGGCGTTGCGCCAAGGTCGAGCAGGTCTGCTCAACATGGGCAACGCCTCGAGCGATGCTTGCTCCGTGG
It includes:
- a CDS encoding aspartate aminotransferase family protein gives rise to the protein MTNARLPEIVTPPPGPKSRDLAARLAAVECPAFDARREARAALSEASHAPIVYARGQGPNVFDVDGNRYVDLVAGFGALIFGHAPEAIVRAVNAQTSELALALGDVYAAEAKVHLCERLAALFPEPGARVMLGLSGADAVTAALKTAQLATGRSKVVAFVGGYHGLSHGPLAACGLAPSFRAPFAGQVGDFVTFRPYDACDLHLSEDVAAVVVEPLLGRGGCVVPPPGMLRELRAQCDAAGALLIADEVWTGMGRAGSMLASLDEGVVPDLVCLGKGLGAGFPVSALIGRAQAMQAWGAHGGTTIHTGTHFGSPPACAAALAVLDTLQTTDIVQRARRTGDAWRAKLERIAGVTVRGRGLMVGLALEGGAARALAVSRALLARGYIVLTGGVTGDTLTLTPPFDIEQELLDAFDTALVEVLRKGTT
- a CDS encoding phage holin family protein, which gives rise to MGQNQLLVSLGHLMISGLSVFIVAQIMPGMRARGFGSAIIFALVVALLNAVAWHFLRPVTITLSVLTLGLGGVILNGILFLIAGSLSGVKFAGCITASIASLFVTVVNWGLEYILAAWLRK
- a CDS encoding GGDEF domain-containing protein, coding for MSDSDEKTRVTTIVQKTLGDEPRPRGNDCLVVIYTKEPTLLGKRFVLEGSPFKIGRGAENHIVLEGDSVSRRHVHFEQRGAIWYAVDDNSTNGTYVNDDQITRDIALANGDRIKVGPTIFKYLSGADVEAQYHEEIYRMTIIDGLTQAHVKRYLLEALEKEIIRARRHTRELSFLMFDVDHFKKINDFHGHLAGDFVLKELARIVQGRIRRDEVFARYGGEEFAIILPETNLEGARSLAEGLREKIEQSRFVFQNELIRVTVSIGVSQLREEDRTSMDLIKHADERLLEAKRGGRNRVVG
- a CDS encoding tetraacyldisaccharide 4'-kinase, with translation MLTLGGNVPRVEMVRRALARSLEGGRFSGVPARAFERVWHRWSACRVARPLQVPDGIVTIAIGGTTLGGSGKTPLALACARFAAESQRVALIGHAYRATPGTARIVQPTDDVHLVGDEALMCAQALSAPSGVDVIVAPTRQQALDFAVARGARILVLDGVLQMAPRHATLSLLACDARAPWGSGACPPCGDLRAPKDALLAACDRVVTLSDDLVRSRGAIAPDGALLSYAELARMNLGLVTSVARPARIRERLEAHGIVPRAVLHASDHGAPSPHTLASLAATHRVEGWLTTHKCAIHLRNSSVLPLYVMEHDVHLDTTLRCVLRDAIGPEKTREM
- a CDS encoding endonuclease/exonuclease/phosphatase family protein, giving the protein MSKNRTALEKALGAPLAALFGLTLAYGFSACSGEGITLPPDVKDSSVDTGQIPTDSGGKNDAAGDANVPPNDAGADARDTGTDASPGGGNVVRIAAANLTSGNGQSYLEPGIRILKGLKPDIVTIQEFNVGANSEKEIRAFVDTAFGTNFSYFRETGLGIPNGVISRYPILAKGEWDDAELADRDFAWAKLDIPGDKDLWVISVHLKAGSGTSDEGKRADEAKALDGLIGENIPSSDYVLMGGDFNTGSREESWLATLGSRFVITGPYPVDGAGNDKTNAPRSKPYDWVLADPKMNALATEVHVGAQVFPNGLVFDSRVYTPLTDVAPAQSDDSAATGMQHMAVVRDFRIP